In Paludibaculum fermentans, the genomic stretch TCTCCGGCGGCGAACAGCAGCGCGTGGCCATCGCTCGCGCCCTGGTGAATCACCCCACCATCCTGCTGGCGGACGAGCCCACCGGCAACCTGGACACCGAGAACTCAGTCAAGGTCCTGGACGTCCTGCGCGATCTCAACAGCCGCCTGGGCCAGACGATCCTGATGATCACGCACAACCCGGAAGCCGCCGCCTACGGTCACCGCACCGTGCTGATGCGCGACGGACGCATCGTCGGCGAGAACTAGGAACAGGGATCGCGCCATGACGCGGCTGCGGTGGAAAGCGGGCGCCCTGTTGGGGGTGGTCATTTTCCTGGTGCATGCCGCCAGCCCCGTCGCGGCCTCGGGCGACTCGCGCTGGAACGTGTTCGAGGCGCTGAGCCTGATCCACCACGGCGACCTGAATCTCGACGAATACCAGCCGCGCATCGAGGCCAGCCAGCATTACGCGATCACGAAGCCGGATGGCCACTACCGGCCCATGTTTCCCGCCGGCACCGCCCTGCTCGCGACCCCGGCCGTGGCCGCCCTCGAAGCCACACTCCACGTCCTGCAGCCAGTGTTAGAGCCGCTCGCCCGCCGCACGGCCTCTCCCGTGAGCGCCGCGCTGCTGCGAGGCGATCTGGAGAACTCCTCGGTCGCCGTGGAGATCCTGATCGCCAGCCTGTGGATTGCCCTGGCCGGCGTGATGCTCCACTCGGCCGCCCTGGAGCTTTCGAGCGTGGGCACGGCGGCGGCCCTGGCTCTTGTCTTTGCCTTCGCGTCCCCCGCCTGGTCGACCGGTTCCCGGGCCCTGGGCATGCAGGCCGCCGACATGCTGCTGCTCTCCGGCGCGATCCTGGCCGCCGTCCGCGCGGAACGGAAGCCGGTGCTATGGGCCGTCGCAGGAGCCCTGTTGAGCTTCGCCTTCTTCACGCGGCCCACCAACGCCATTCCCGCCGCGGTCTTCGCGGTGTGGGCGATCACACGGGGCCGCCGGCCGTTCCTGCTGCTGGTCTCCGCGGCCGCGCCCATCGCGCTCCTGTTTGCGCTGCGGAACTACAGCATCTACGGAGCCCTGCTCGAGCCCTACTACCGCCCCACGGGCGCGCCCCAGGGCACCCTGGGCTGGCACGCGTCCCTTTCCACCGCCCTGGTGGGCCATCTGATCAGCCCGGCTCGCGGGCTCTTTATCTACGCCCCCATTCTGCTGGCCGCAATCCCAGGCTTCTTTCTCTGGTGGCGCCAGCCGGAGCGGCGGCCTCTTGCCGCGGCCATGGCCGCGATCGCCCTGCTCCACTACCTGCTCATTTCGTCCTTCTCCATCTGGTGGGGCGGTTACTGCAACGGACCTCGCCTCTTTTCCGATGTGCTGCCGGTCTTCGTGGTGCTGCTGATCCCCGTTTTCGACAGGTGGCGTGGGCACAACCCTGCGTTCAAGGGGTTGCTGATGGTGGGCGTCCTGTGCGGGCTGTGGTGCAACGGCTGGCCGACCTGGAACCAGGGCCCCGCCAATTGGAATACGGTGCCTAACAAGATCGACGGGCACACGGAGCGGTTGTGGGACTGGTCGGATCCGCCGTTCCTGCGCGGCATCAGGGGCCGTACCTGAGTCCTGCCTGGGCGGTACCCTCCAAGCTACAGTACGGTCCTACTGAAAAATGGCCCACCGGTTGGATCGACGCCAGCGCCCCCAGACGGCAAACTTACTTCAGAGAAAGTTTTTCTCCTCCTCCAAAACTCAACCGGTTACCCACCTCCTCCGGGTAGCCGGTTTTCTTTTTGTGGACTCAGGCGCCTGTGGGCGCTTCGCGCTCCATGAAGTAATAGGCGATCATGTGGCACGCCACCATGTGGCCATCCTCGATGCGGCCCATGTGCTGCTCGGCGACATTGATCTCGAGCTTCGACAAAGGCCCCAGCCGGCCGCCATCGCGGCCCGTGAGTCCGATGGTGGTGAGACCCGCCTGATTGGCATACTCCGCCGCGCGCAGGACGTTCGGCGAATTGCCGCTGCCGCTGATGCAGATCAGCACATCGCCGGGACGGGCAAAGTTCGTCAACTGCTCCACGAACACGCATTCATAGCTGACGTCGTTGGAGTAGGCCGTGATCGTATGCAGGTTGTCGTTCAGGCTGAGAATCCGGAACCGCTTCGGACGGCCATAGCTGCCACCCTTCACCATGTCGCAGACGAAATGCGAAGCCGTGGCCGCGCTGCCGCCATTGCCGCAGACAAACACCTGGCGATCCTCGTCCCGCGCCGTCTTCAGGATCGAGATCGCGGCTTCCACTTTGTCCAGAGGGAGGGTGTCCAGCGCGCTGAGCAACTGGGTTTTGTAGGTGGAGCTGAAATCCGTCATGTCGTGATCCCTTCCATCCGGCGCGCCAGTTCCAGCGCGCCCCACAATACGCTGTCATCCCCCAGCGCGGCCGGAACCACAATGCGCCGCGCCTTGGACCAGGCCGTCATCTGGCGATTCAGTTCGGCCCGCAGAGGCAGGAAGAGCGTGTCGCCGGCCTTGCTGATGCCGCCGCCGATCACGATCGCCGCCGGGTTCAGCAACATCAGGGCCGCCTTCAGGCCGCGGGCCAGGTCGACGACGTACTTTTTGACGAACTCGGGGTCGGCCAGCAGTTCCTTCGCGGTCCGGCCATAGTCGCGTTCCATCCACAGGCCGCAGCACATGCGCTCAAAGCAGCCATTGGAGCCGCACAGGCAATCCGGCCCGTCCGGCCGCACGTTCATGTGTCCGATCTCTCCGGCATAGGAGTCCGCGCCACGGTAGACCTCGTCACCCGTGAGGATCCCGCCGCCGATGCCCGTGGAAAGCGTCATGTAGAACAGCGGCCGCAGGCCCTTCCCTGCTCCGTGAATCCCTTCGCCGAGGGCGCCGACGTTGGCGTCGTTGTCCATCCAGACCGGCGCGCCAAACCGCTGCCTGAGCCAGGCGGGCAGATCGAAATCCTGCCAGCCGCCGACATGCGTGGAGAGCACCACCTGCTGTGTCTCGAAATTCACCGGACCGCCGAAGCCCACGCCGATGGCCTGGAACGACCCGCCGCCGCGCCATTCGTCCCCGATGGAACCGATCCGCGCCAGCATCCAGTCCTTGCCACCCTCGCGGTCAGTGGCCAGCGAGATCCGCTGCACCATGCGATCGCCTTCAAACAGCGCCATCGTGAACTTCGTGCCGCCGATGTCGATTGCCAGAATACTCATTCGCTCCACTCCCGTTCCGCCCGCAGGATCTCCTCGGGCGAGGCGCAACGCGCGCCAGGCTTCATCATGCACACAGCCGCGGCCAGCAGCGCAAAGCGCACCGCATCGGCCGGGTCGGCTCCCGCGGCCAACGCAGCGGCAGCCGCCGCCGAAAAAGTCTCACGGGCGCCATGCGGATCGACAGGATACTCAGGCATCCGTTCGGGCACCGTCTGGCGCTCCGGCCCGTCCTGGATCTCGACTCCGCCCTGCCCGTCCGGCCGGACGATCAGCGCCGCGCGGCCGCCGCCGCGAAGCTGTTCCAGTTCGAGCGGCGTCTCATGCCAAAGCAACGGGCACGTTGCCGCCAAGCCGGCCAGGACACTCCGCGGCATCGGCGCCACCAGCCCGCCCAGCACAGCCGGCCGGTGCTCCACTACCAGGACGCACTCCGCGTGGGCGGCCAACCGGTGCAGGTCCTCGGCAAACGCGGTGGCCACGTGCCCAGGCGGCTGGAATTGGACCACCTCGATGCGGCCCGCGTCCTCGGCTCCGGTGCGCGCGTGGATCAGCCGCGTGAGGGAAGGCGTCGGCGCGGGTCCGGAAAGAAGGGAATCCGGCGCGACGCCGGCCTGTTCGAGAGCGCGGCGCAAATCCAGGCCCGCGCCGTCGTCGCCCACAACCGCGAGTAAAGCCACCTTGGCGCCCAAGGCGGCCAGTGCAGCAGCCGAGAGCCCGCAGCCGCCCGGAGCCGTCTCCGTGGCGACGAGAACGGTGGATTCCAGGCCTGTCTCCGGTGAGGCCGAGCTGAGGAAGGGATCGTACCTGGACCAGCGATCGAGCCACAGATCCCCGGCGACTAAGACGTTCAACGTCTGGATCCGGCTCAGGATGGCGCGTGCGTTCACAAACTCACCACATGCGGCAGGGGCGCGGGACGCCCTGGCGCCCGGCTAGAGCCAGTATTCCCAATGCCCGGTGCGCAGCACATACGCGCACAGGCATCCGTTCGTGACGGCATGCGCCAGAATCAGGTCGCTGAGCCGTTTCGTCCGGACCATCCAGAAGTTGTAGGCGAGACCGGCCAGCAGCCCGACATCCCAATAAGGTCCGTGCTCCAGTGCGAATAACAGGGCCACCAACAGGAAGCTGGAGAGCAGGTATTTACCCAGTGGCACTTCCTCGAACTTCGGATCAATGAGCCACCGCATCAGCCAGCCACGCCAGAACAGCTCTTCCACGATGGGCACGATGAGCGTGGCCCGCAAAACGCGCATGGCCAGCGATAGGTTGTCGGTGAGCGCATCGGAGGGCAGGCTTGTTTTGAGCTCACCCATGATCGAGTTCTGGAAAATCCAATGCGAACGCCAGCCCGGAACCAGCACGTCCGGCGCGATCCAGAGCAGAAACACAGCCACCCCGACCAGCGTGCTCATCACCCATTGGGCGGGGCGGAACTCCAACACCTGCCGGCTCCAGACGAAGATGGCCAGCGCACAAACCACCAGCCAGATAGCCAGGTTGACGCGGATGGGCAAGTTCAGGCGCGGCAACAGAACAAGCAGGCCCATGAAGACCCCGAAGGGTCCCACATAGGCCAGAAACTGAGGCGAGAGGGGGTTCTGCCCGGCCATCAACCGACCTTGGCCAACAGCTCTCGAATCTTGTTCTCCTCGTCCTTGGCGGGCTTGAGGGAGAGCGCTGTTTGCAGGCTCTGCTTCGCCGCGGCCTTGTTCCCCTTCTGGAAAAGGGCCACACCCATATGGTGGTGATAAGTGGGGTTCTTCGGCTGCCTGCTGGTCAGATCCTTGAGGATTGTGATGGCGTTGTCGTTGAGCTGCTTCTTGATGTAGATCCAGGCCATCGTGTCAGCGACATCCTCATTGTTCGGTAGCTTCGCCTTGGCGCGCTGGGCGTAGGTGAGCGCCTGGTCGAGATCCTTGCCATCCTCGGCGTACATGAAAGCCAGATTGTTCAGCGCGACGGCGTTGTCGGGATCGACCTTCACCACCGCCTCATACAGCGGCAGCGACTCCCGTTTCATGCCGGCGATGTCCAGGGTGAGCGCCAGTTGGAGATTGGCCGCCGGGTTGGTCGGCGCCAGTTGCTGCCCCTTCTTCAGGACTTCGATCGAAGCCTGGATCTGGCCCTTCTTGCGGAGCGTCTCGCCCAGGCGCATGTACAGGTCGGTGTTCTTCGGATCCTTGTCGACCAGCTGACGATATTCGGCCTCGGCCACATCGCCCTGGCCGATGCGCAGTGCGGTGTTCGCCACGGCCAGCCTTAACTCGGCGTTGTTGGGCGACTTCGTGAGCTCGTCCTGCAGGAACTTCAGGGCTTCGGTTTGCCGGTTGGTGCGGATCATCACCTCGGCGATCGCGAAGGTCAGGCGGGGATCGGACTGGAACCGCGAGCGCAGCGACCGGAAGGTGGCTTCCGCTTCCTTGAGATGACCGTCAATGAAGTCGATGACCGCCACCTGGAACTGCAGGTCGGGCGAATCGGGCTTCTCTTTCAGATAGGCGGCCGAGTCGGTGCGCGCCTGCGCCAGGTTTCCGCTATTCGTCAGGGCATTGATACGAATCACGCGGGCCGCGGCATTGGCCGGATCCGCCTTCAACGCCTCATCCGCCTCACCAATCGCCTTACCGAAATCACGCTTTGCCAGATACACCTGGCCCAGGCCCAGGTGCGACGCGGCAAAGGTCGGAGCGAGTTTGATGGCTTCCAGATACTGCACGCGCGCCGCGTCGAGATCGCCACGGCTGTGATAGGCGCGGGCCAGGTTGTAGCGGACCACCGCGTTGCTCGGCGTCCGGCTCAACAGCGTCTGCAAATCGTTGATGGCCGCCTGCTGCTTTTCCTTGCCGCCGTACTGCAATTGCAGGGACGCGCGCAGAGTCAGGGCATCGTTGCTCTTCGGATCTTCCGCCAGCGCCTCTTCCACAATGGCCAGGGCGTCCTGGGGTTTCCCCTGCGCCACCTTGACCTGTGCGGCGCGCAGCCGGAAGCTGGTCTTCTCCGCCGGGAACCTCTTCAGCGAATCGGTGTAGACCTGAGTGGCGCGATCCAGCTCACGCAGCCGTACAAAGAAGTCGCCGACCTTCCGGAACACGGCCGGGTCGTTCGGATTGTCCGCCATCACCTTCTGGATGATCTGCTCGGACTGATCCTTCTTCTGCATGCCGCGGTAGAAGCCGGCCAACTGGAGCTTGAACTCGACGACGGTCGGATTGTTGGCGACCTTCTTCAGGACGGTCGCTTCCGCCTCAGCGGGCTGCTGGCGGCGCAGGTACTGCAGGGCGAGGAAATCATACACCGGCACATAATGCGGCGTATCCTGGACGATCTTCTGGGCCAGCTTCTCGGCTTCGAGCCACTGATTGTCCTGGGTCAGGAGTTGGGCCAGCGCGAAGATCAGTTCCGGCTGCTTGGGACGGACCGCGTCCGCCTTGCGGAAATACTCAATCGCCTCGGCCGACTTGCTTTCACTGACGGCCATGAAGCCCCGCAAGCGCAGACCGTGGTAGGAATTGGCATCCTTCTTCAGCAGGGTCTCAGCCAAGTCGCGAACTTCGTTCAGCAGCGGGCTGTTGCGATCCTTCTGCATCGAGTAGGCGGCCAGGTAAATGTCAGCCAGCTTACCCGCGGACTCTTCGGAATTGGGCAGCAGTTCCACCGCCCGGCGATAGGCGCCCACGGCCGCGCGGACATCGCCGCGGCGCAATTCGGCATCGCCCAGTTGAGCATACGCCTCGCCGAACTTCTGATCGCGCCGGATGGCATTCCGGTACATCAGCGCGGCTTCTTTGTACTTGCCCTGCGCCATGTATTTGTTGCCATTTTCCAGATAACGCCGCTTTACCTTTTCCGGGTCGCGCATGCAGCCGCCGAGGCTGAGCAGCGCCACCAGCAGAGTTAGGAATTGCAGGACGAGTCGACTATGTTTCATGGCTATTTTTACCGAGTATGAACGCGGACCCCCCGAGAGCCCTCAACTAGTTGAGCATACACGAAAAGTGATCGCAATACAGCGCGGGTCAGGGGGCATAAATTGGGTGAATCGAGCTAGTACCAGCAACGGCGGAGGCGCTGCACGCGGGCGGCCCTGCCAGGTGGCCAGTTCGCTGGCGAGTCACGCTACACCGCCGCCTGAGCTGGGCCTGGCGGCAGGCCCGATTCCGGAACGCTAGCGCAGGGCGGCCACCAGCGCGTTGGTCTGCCGCAGCAGCTCCATCTGCGCCAGCTCCAGCAGGTAGGAACTGTCGTACAGCGCCAGCCACCGCTCCTGTTCCTGAAACCGGGCTTCGTCGATCTGCTTCATCGACGCCTTCCCCTCTTCCATCTGGGCCAGCAGTACCGAGACCTGCTGCCGGGCCAGCTCCAGGTCGAGCTTGGCGACCTCGCGGCCCAGTTCGGCATCCCGGATCTTCATCCAGGCGCGCCGTGTATTGGCCTCGACCCGCCCTCGCAAATCGTTGATCTGGAACCGGATGCGCCGCGACTCAATCTCCGCCTGGGCGGCCCTGGCTTCGTCCGCCGTACTCGCGAAAACAGGGATCTGCAGCGAGACGCCCAACTGGCCGTTGTTGCGCTGAAACTTGTTGAAGTAGTCCTCGTAGTGATTGAACTTGGCGAAGAGTCCATACTGCGCCACAAGGTCCACTTTGGGCATGCGATTGGCCCGGAAGCTGCGCACTTCCAGATTCTTGGCCGCCAGATCCGCTTCCATCCGCCGGATCTCCCGGTTGTCGCTCAGCGCCTCGGCCACCGAGGTGGGTTCGTCCGGCGGCAGTTCCACCGCTGCCCGCTCCTCCGGAGCCGGAGTAATGGCGTCCCCAGGATGCAGGGCCAGCACCAACGCCAGGCTTTGCGAGGCCGCATCCCGCGCCGTCTGCAGGCCTTGCAGCCGCTGGCGCGCCTTCAGCATGTTCAGCGCCGCCCGCCTCGACTCGATGGGCAGTTCCTTCCCCTCTTCCACCCGCAACCGGATCGCCGCCTCCACTCGCCGCAGGTGCTCAATCTGGCGCTCCGCAATGTCGGTCTCTTTGTGGGCTTTCTCCAGATCCAGGAACAGCGAAGCCGTCCGTAGGGCGATCTCTTCCCTCATCGCCGCCACACCCAGCGCGGCACTGCGGGCGCTTTCCCTGGCCGACGCTACCTGATACCCCTGTACGGCATTGTAGATATTCCGGACAGCCTTGGCCTGCATCACTGACGGAGAAGCCCCCTCAATGCTCATGGGCATGCCGCTGGAGTAAGCCAGGCCGCTGCCGACAAAAACCCTGGGCAGCATCGGCTCTTTCACCGCCTGGATCTCGTACGCAGCCTTCTGCTCGTCCAGGCGCGCCAGCACCAGGTCCGGACTTTGCTTCAGGGCCAGTTCCACTGCCTGCTTCAAGGTGAACGTGCGAGGCTCCGCCATTGCCCCACAAGCCAGAATCAGGAGGAGAAAGACAGTGCGCATATAGGTTCCCTTCGTAGCGTACCGCGCCACGGAATAGGCGTTGGACGCATCCGGACGCCGGAAGAGGTACAGCCGCCGCGTGCCCGGTCAGCCGATCAGGTCGCGGACGGTTTTCAGGAATACGTCCAACGACACCGGCTTCTGCAAGCACTCGTGGGCGCCGGCCCGCCGCGCCTCCCGCCGCACGTGGTCGTCCCAATTGCCGGCGATCGCCACCAGCCGCACATGCGGCAGCTCATGCGACAACAGATGGATCTGGTCGAGCGCCTCGCTCTCGGGGGCGATCGCGTCCACTACCAGCAGATCCACCGGCTTCTGCCGGCAGCGCGCCACGGCATCGGCTCCGTCGGCGGCAATGGCTACGGTGTACCCTTTCATCTCAAGAGCATCCCGCAGCAGTGCCGTGACCGCCGCGTCGCCGTCCAGCAGCAGCACGGACCGGGGCCGGATGGGTGTCGCCAGCACCTCCCGGATCCGCTCGCTCAAACTCCGTGAATTGAAGGGCTTAGCCAGAAACTCCAGGCCCGGGTCCAGCACCCCGTGTTGGACGATCGCGTTCTGCGTGTAGCCCGACATGAACAAAACGCGCATCTTCCGGCAGATTGGGGCCAGGGCCTCGGAGAGTTGCCGCCCGCCCAGGTTCGGCATCACCACATCGGTCACCAGCAGATCCACCAGGTCGCCCAGAATACGGCCGGTGCGCAGCGCCTGCTCGCCGTTCGCGGCCTCGTGGACCGTATACCCCAGCTCCCTCAGCACCCGCGCGGCAAACTCACGTACCCCGGGATCGTCCTCCACCAGCAGGATCGTCTCACTGCCGCCGACTGACGTCACGGCCGGTTTGTCATCGGCTGTGCGGGCCAGGGCGGTCGCGGCCGGCAGATACACCTTGAAAGTACTGCCCACGTCCGGCTCACTATAGACCGCGATGTGGCCGCCGCTCTGTTTGACGATGCCGAATGCCGTGGACAATCCGAGGCCAGTCCCCTTCCCGGCCGGCTTCGTGGTGAAAAACGGCTCGAAGATGCGCGCCTGGGTCTTCGCGTCCATCCCGTAGCCGGTATCGCTGACGGCCAGCATGGCGTGACGGCCGGGTTTGACACCCAGGTGGCTCTCCACATAGGCCTCGTCCAGGATCACTTCCTGCGACTCGATGGTGACCAGGCCACCGGCCGCCATCGCGTCGCTGGCGTTAATCACGAGGTTCATCAGGACCTGTTCCAACTGGTGCGGATCGGCCTCCACCTGGCACACCGCCGGATCCAGTTTCATCTCAAGCTGGATGTCCTCGCGCAGCAACCGCGCCAGCAGCGGCCGCATGCCCTGGACCACCGTATTGATGTTCAGGACCCGCAGCTGCAGCACCTGCTTCCGGCCGAACGCCAGCAACTGATGCGTCAGCGCCGCCGCCCGGTCTCCGGCCGAGGCAATCTGGGCCAGATGCGGACGGATGGGATGGTCGTCCGCCAACCCCATCAGGCTGAGATTCGCATAGCCGCCGATGACGGTCAGCAGGTTGTTGAAATCATGGGCGATCCCGCCGGCCAGTTGTCCAATCGCCTCCATCTTCTGCGACTGCCGCAGTTGCTCTTCCAGGCGCTGCTTCGACGTCACATCGATCGACATCACCAGCCGTGCCGGGTGGCCCTCAAACTGGATGGAATGCGACCGGATGTCGACATGCATCAGCGACCCATCCTTGCGCTGATGGCGCCAATACCGCTCCGGTTGGTCCGCCCAGTTCAGCTTCTCGTAGCCCTTTTCCAGCTTGGAGATACGATCAATCAGGATAGGCACATCTTCCGGCGGCCGGATGTCCCTGATCGTCATGGCCAGAAACTCAGCGCGGCTGAACCCGTAATCGTGGATCGCAGCCTGATTCACCGCCAGGAACTCCAGCGTGACCTCGTCGTAAACCCATAGCGGAACAGGACTTCGCTCAAACATCAGGCGGTAGTGCTCGGCCGTGCGCTTGCGGTCTGTGATGTCCACATACGTGGCCAGAACGCCGATCGTCTGTCCACCCGGCCCCAGCACCGGCCCGGAACTCGCATCGATGACCTTCACCCGTCCATCGGCGGTGCGTATTGCAATCTCCTCGTTCATGACGGTTGCTCCGGTGAGCAAAGTCCGCATGACCGGCCAGTCATTCGGGGTGTATGGGGTCCCGTCGGGAAGGCTGCCGGACCGCAGCGCCAATTCGGATTCCAGGTCGTCTGGGATCGGGCGGCCCATGATCCGCTCCGCCGCCGGATTGCACAGCGCGAACCGGCGCGACGGCAGGTCGATTACCATTACCCCCACCGGCAACTGGTCCACAATCGACCGCAGCCGGGCGTGCTCCGTCACCAACTGCTGCGCGACGCCGGCCTGTTCGCTGATGTCGGTCAGACACCCGGTGAGCACCGCACCCCCGCTCTCCCGGCCTTCGTGCAGCCGGCCGCGGTCGCGCACCCAGCGCACTCCATTCGGCGTAACTACTTTATAATCCTGCTGATATGGTTCTCCGGTGCGCGCCGCATTCTCCAGCGCACGCAGCGCGCGATCGCGGTCATCGGGAGACAGATGGCCGAAATGCACGCCCAAGGGACATTCCCGCAGCTCGGCGGGTAGCTCCAGCAGGCGGCAAGCCCGTTCATCCCGCGCCGCCATGCCGCTGAATGGATCGATCCTCCAGGTTCCAATGCCGGAGGCCCACAGCGCGTCCCCATAGCGCTCCTCGATCTCCCGCAGTTTTGACGCCCGGGCCAGGCGCTCCGTTATGTCCCGGGCAATCTTCGCCGCGCCCACCACCTGGCCGTCATCCCCGAGAATCGGGGAAATCGAGAGGGAGACAGGCACCAGTTGGCCGTTCTTCTTTCTACGGACGGTCTCGAAGTGCTGGATCCGCTCGCCGCGCTTGATCTTCTCCAGGATCGATTGCATCTCACCCTGGCGGTCCGGCGGCAGGATCAGGCTGATCGGACTCCCGATCATCTCGGCCGCCGTATAGCCGAAGATCTGCTCCGCGGCCAGATTCCAACTTGTGACAGTTCCATCCAGTGTTTTGCTGATGATGGCGTCGTCAGAGGATTCAATGATGGAGGCGAGGTAGGCGCTGGAGATAGACATAGCTCAGTCCCGGCCTAACCCGGCGACCGATGCACCGGATTGACCGCTACCACTTAAGGCAGCCACCCGGTTTACTGTCGGAGGCTGAACAACATTGTAGAGCACGGCGCACCGGCCCTCCCTGCATTCTGTACTAATTGGTTGAGATTTCCTAATGCAGCTGAACTACTCATACCGCAGCGCTTCGGTAGGGTTCAATCTGGAGGCCCTGTTGGCGGGCAGAATGCCAAAGATGATGCCGACAATGAACGAAACGCCAAAGGCCACCACGATGGAGAGCGTGGAGATGGGGATATAGACTTCGTCCTGCAGGAGGTTCGCCGCCACCGGCACGGCCACACCGGCCAGAATCCCCAGGACCCCGCCGCCGACACTGATGAGGATTGCTTCCAGGAGGAACTGCAGCAGCACGGCCCGGCGCGAGGCGCCCAGCGACATGCGGACACCGATTTCCCTGGTCCGTTCCGTCACCGTCACCAGCATGATGTTCATGATTCCGATGCCCGAGATCAGCAGCGCGATGGCGCTCACCAGCACCAGCACGAAGGTCAGCACGGTCGCCACGGTACTGGCGGTCTCCAGGATCGCGGTCAGGTTCTGCACCGTATAGCGCGCGCCCTGCCGGTGCCGCGAAGCCAATAGTTCTGACAGGACCTGCGTCGCCGCCGGCACATCCTCGGCCACCCGGACCTGCAGATACATCGGGTCCACGCGCTCCACCGGCTCGAAAAAACGCTGGACCGTGAACGGGATCAGCGCGGCGCCGTTGTCGCCCAGTTCCGACTGGCCAAAGGTGGACGTGCGTTCCTTGAACACACCGATGATGGTGAATTGCAGCCCATGGATCTTGATGACCTGGCCCACCGAATTGCTGGTGGATCCGAACAGGGTGATGGCCAGTTTGTTGTCCAGCATGGCCACCTTCTGCCGCAAGGCGATGTCGGAGGGATCGAAAAACCGGCCATTCCGGG encodes the following:
- a CDS encoding SIS domain-containing protein is translated as MTDFSSTYKTQLLSALDTLPLDKVEAAISILKTARDEDRQVFVCGNGGSAATASHFVCDMVKGGSYGRPKRFRILSLNDNLHTITAYSNDVSYECVFVEQLTNFARPGDVLICISGSGNSPNVLRAAEYANQAGLTTIGLTGRDGGRLGPLSKLEINVAEQHMGRIEDGHMVACHMIAYYFMEREAPTGA
- a CDS encoding ROK family protein is translated as MSILAIDIGGTKFTMALFEGDRMVQRISLATDREGGKDWMLARIGSIGDEWRGGGSFQAIGVGFGGPVNFETQQVVLSTHVGGWQDFDLPAWLRQRFGAPVWMDNDANVGALGEGIHGAGKGLRPLFYMTLSTGIGGGILTGDEVYRGADSYAGEIGHMNVRPDGPDCLCGSNGCFERMCCGLWMERDYGRTAKELLADPEFVKKYVVDLARGLKAALMLLNPAAIVIGGGISKAGDTLFLPLRAELNRQMTAWSKARRIVVPAALGDDSVLWGALELARRMEGITT
- a CDS encoding PfkB family carbohydrate kinase, which produces MNARAILSRIQTLNVLVAGDLWLDRWSRYDPFLSSASPETGLESTVLVATETAPGGCGLSAAALAALGAKVALLAVVGDDGAGLDLRRALEQAGVAPDSLLSGPAPTPSLTRLIHARTGAEDAGRIEVVQFQPPGHVATAFAEDLHRLAAHAECVLVVEHRPAVLGGLVAPMPRSVLAGLAATCPLLWHETPLELEQLRGGGRAALIVRPDGQGGVEIQDGPERQTVPERMPEYPVDPHGARETFSAAAAAALAAGADPADAVRFALLAAAVCMMKPGARCASPEEILRAEREWSE
- a CDS encoding CAAX prenyl protease-related protein, whose product is MAGQNPLSPQFLAYVGPFGVFMGLLVLLPRLNLPIRVNLAIWLVVCALAIFVWSRQVLEFRPAQWVMSTLVGVAVFLLWIAPDVLVPGWRSHWIFQNSIMGELKTSLPSDALTDNLSLAMRVLRATLIVPIVEELFWRGWLMRWLIDPKFEEVPLGKYLLSSFLLVALLFALEHGPYWDVGLLAGLAYNFWMVRTKRLSDLILAHAVTNGCLCAYVLRTGHWEYWL
- a CDS encoding tetratricopeptide repeat protein, yielding MKHSRLVLQFLTLLVALLSLGGCMRDPEKVKRRYLENGNKYMAQGKYKEAALMYRNAIRRDQKFGEAYAQLGDAELRRGDVRAAVGAYRRAVELLPNSEESAGKLADIYLAAYSMQKDRNSPLLNEVRDLAETLLKKDANSYHGLRLRGFMAVSESKSAEAIEYFRKADAVRPKQPELIFALAQLLTQDNQWLEAEKLAQKIVQDTPHYVPVYDFLALQYLRRQQPAEAEATVLKKVANNPTVVEFKLQLAGFYRGMQKKDQSEQIIQKVMADNPNDPAVFRKVGDFFVRLRELDRATQVYTDSLKRFPAEKTSFRLRAAQVKVAQGKPQDALAIVEEALAEDPKSNDALTLRASLQLQYGGKEKQQAAINDLQTLLSRTPSNAVVRYNLARAYHSRGDLDAARVQYLEAIKLAPTFAASHLGLGQVYLAKRDFGKAIGEADEALKADPANAAARVIRINALTNSGNLAQARTDSAAYLKEKPDSPDLQFQVAVIDFIDGHLKEAEATFRSLRSRFQSDPRLTFAIAEVMIRTNRQTEALKFLQDELTKSPNNAELRLAVANTALRIGQGDVAEAEYRQLVDKDPKNTDLYMRLGETLRKKGQIQASIEVLKKGQQLAPTNPAANLQLALTLDIAGMKRESLPLYEAVVKVDPDNAVALNNLAFMYAEDGKDLDQALTYAQRAKAKLPNNEDVADTMAWIYIKKQLNDNAITILKDLTSRQPKNPTYHHHMGVALFQKGNKAAAKQSLQTALSLKPAKDEENKIRELLAKVG
- a CDS encoding TolC family protein; its protein translation is MRTVFLLLILACGAMAEPRTFTLKQAVELALKQSPDLVLARLDEQKAAYEIQAVKEPMLPRVFVGSGLAYSSGMPMSIEGASPSVMQAKAVRNIYNAVQGYQVASARESARSAALGVAAMREEIALRTASLFLDLEKAHKETDIAERQIEHLRRVEAAIRLRVEEGKELPIESRRAALNMLKARQRLQGLQTARDAASQSLALVLALHPGDAITPAPEERAAVELPPDEPTSVAEALSDNREIRRMEADLAAKNLEVRSFRANRMPKVDLVAQYGLFAKFNHYEDYFNKFQRNNGQLGVSLQIPVFASTADEARAAQAEIESRRIRFQINDLRGRVEANTRRAWMKIRDAELGREVAKLDLELARQQVSVLLAQMEEGKASMKQIDEARFQEQERWLALYDSSYLLELAQMELLRQTNALVAALR